From the Streptomyces nigrescens genome, one window contains:
- a CDS encoding CBS domain-containing protein: MQNTPHLVSDVMTQTVAAVDREARFKEIVETMERWQVSALPVLAGEGRVVGVVSEADLLPKEEFRESDPDRLEQLRRLDDVRRAGALTAGELMTAPALTAPADATLSQAARTMARGSVKRLPVVDAHGVLQGIVSRADLLKVFLRSDDDLAEEVRYVIGELFATPVRDLRVTVVDGVVTLSGQVRDTSLIPVAARLVRAVEGVVDVEFDVTTPAAARTRTPMAGPHG; the protein is encoded by the coding sequence ATGCAGAACACTCCGCACCTTGTCAGCGATGTGATGACGCAGACCGTGGCCGCGGTCGACCGGGAGGCGCGGTTCAAGGAGATCGTCGAGACCATGGAGCGGTGGCAGGTCAGCGCGCTGCCGGTGCTGGCGGGCGAGGGCCGGGTGGTCGGCGTGGTCTCCGAGGCCGATCTGCTGCCCAAGGAAGAGTTCCGGGAGTCGGACCCCGACCGTCTGGAGCAGCTGCGGCGGCTCGACGATGTGCGCCGGGCGGGAGCGCTGACGGCGGGGGAGCTGATGACCGCCCCCGCCCTGACCGCGCCGGCCGATGCCACGCTCTCCCAAGCGGCCCGGACGATGGCGCGCGGGTCCGTCAAACGGCTGCCGGTGGTGGACGCGCACGGGGTGCTCCAGGGCATCGTCAGCCGCGCCGACCTGCTGAAGGTGTTCCTGCGCTCGGACGACGACCTCGCGGAGGAAGTCCGCTACGTCATCGGTGAGCTGTTCGCGACGCCGGTCAGGGACCTGCGGGTCACGGTCGTCGACGGGGTCGTCACGCTCAGCGGGCAGGTCCGGGACACCTCGCTCATCCCGGTGGCCGCCCGCCTGGTGCGCGCGGTCGAGGGGGTCGTGGACGTGGAATTCGACGTCACCACCCCGGCTGCCGCACGGACCCGTACGCCGATGGCGGGTCCGCACGGCTGA
- a CDS encoding ATP-binding protein, with amino-acid sequence MSPWRVRNLGEDDLDQVVRIWEESRDTVREPAVSLAEVVSALRGRMPAVVAVVGDRVVGAAVSSVAQERAWVLRLAIARQWRRHGIGSALLAALEERLAEAGVRRIGALLPEGEVGEQAFKNSGYTGRPDLSYFEKLLSADSAEATLLDQLGGVVPEAGLWDGIAGMTGEKALIERRLVLPLENPAVAERYQLVPPRAVVLFGPPGTGKTTFARAVASRLRWSFVEVFPYQLAEDAHGVAAALRRLFARVEHLDEVVLFFDEAEEIASERQDPTSLAHRVTNELLKLIPQFRRGERRLLICATNAVRSLDPAFLRPGRFDYLIPVGPPDAEARRAIWIRYIGPDRVAGIDLDALVGASGRFTPADIEYAARTAAQSAFERHLAAGPGQAGDPTQLTDDYLQAIARTRTTLTEEDIRAFDRDLRAAGRV; translated from the coding sequence ATGTCTCCGTGGCGGGTCCGGAATCTCGGCGAGGACGATCTGGACCAGGTGGTGCGCATCTGGGAGGAGTCCCGGGACACCGTGCGGGAACCGGCGGTGAGCCTCGCGGAAGTCGTGAGCGCCCTGCGGGGCCGGATGCCGGCCGTGGTGGCCGTGGTGGGGGACCGGGTCGTCGGGGCGGCGGTGTCGTCGGTGGCGCAGGAGCGGGCCTGGGTGCTGCGGCTGGCCATCGCCCGTCAGTGGCGCCGCCACGGCATCGGGTCGGCGTTGCTGGCAGCGCTGGAGGAGCGCCTGGCGGAGGCGGGTGTGCGCCGTATCGGGGCGCTGCTGCCGGAGGGGGAGGTCGGTGAGCAGGCCTTCAAGAATTCCGGCTACACCGGACGGCCGGATCTGAGCTATTTCGAGAAGCTGCTGAGCGCGGATTCCGCGGAGGCCACCCTGCTCGATCAGCTGGGCGGCGTGGTGCCGGAAGCCGGGCTGTGGGACGGCATTGCGGGGATGACCGGGGAGAAGGCCCTGATCGAACGGCGGCTGGTGCTGCCGCTGGAGAATCCCGCGGTCGCCGAGCGCTACCAGCTGGTGCCGCCGCGCGCCGTGGTGCTCTTCGGGCCGCCGGGCACCGGGAAGACCACGTTCGCGCGTGCGGTGGCATCCCGGCTGCGCTGGTCGTTCGTCGAGGTGTTCCCCTACCAGCTCGCCGAGGACGCGCACGGGGTGGCGGCCGCGCTGCGGCGGCTGTTCGCGCGCGTCGAGCATCTGGACGAGGTGGTGCTGTTCTTCGACGAGGCGGAGGAGATCGCCTCCGAGCGGCAGGATCCGACGTCACTTGCCCACCGGGTGACCAATGAACTCCTCAAGCTCATCCCGCAGTTCCGGCGCGGTGAGCGCCGGCTGCTGATCTGTGCGACCAATGCGGTGCGTTCTCTGGACCCGGCCTTCCTGCGGCCGGGACGGTTCGACTATCTGATCCCGGTGGGCCCGCCGGACGCCGAGGCCCGACGGGCCATCTGGATCCGTTACATCGGCCCGGACCGGGTGGCCGGTATCGATCTTGACGCGCTGGTCGGGGCCAGCGGCCGCTTCACCCCCGCGGACATCGAGTACGCGGCGCGCACCGCCGCCCAGAGTGCCTTCGAGCGGCATCTGGCGGCGGGCCCGGGGCAGGCCGGGGACCCCACCCAGCTGACCGACGACTATCTGCAGGCCATCGCCCGCACCCGCACCACGCTCACCGAAGAGGACATCCGCGCCTTCGACCGCGACCTCCGGGCTGCCGGGCGGGTGTGA
- a CDS encoding cold-shock protein encodes MATGTVKWFNSEKGFGFIEQDGGGADVFAHYSNIATQGFRELQEGQKVTFDVTQGQKGPQAENIVPA; translated from the coding sequence ATGGCTACCGGTACCGTTAAGTGGTTCAACTCGGAAAAGGGTTTCGGCTTCATCGAGCAGGACGGCGGCGGCGCTGACGTCTTCGCCCACTACTCGAACATCGCCACCCAGGGCTTCCGTGAGCTCCAGGAAGGCCAGAAGGTGACCTTCGACGTCACGCAGGGCCAGAAGGGCCCCCAGGCCGAGAACATCGTTCCCGCCTGA
- a CDS encoding SCO5918 family protein produces the protein MRVVIARFPFDLIKTEVQDSMKGVKPEPITGESVLIGGRHYPVKQVGEIITRQDRRDFSAGEVTRALTRLGFTCSSSSTPVARTPLEEASALLQAPAAPDGDPTG, from the coding sequence ATGCGCGTCGTCATCGCCCGCTTCCCCTTCGACCTGATCAAGACCGAGGTGCAGGACTCGATGAAGGGCGTCAAGCCCGAACCCATCACGGGTGAGTCCGTACTCATCGGCGGCCGTCACTACCCCGTCAAGCAGGTCGGGGAGATCATCACCCGGCAGGACCGCCGCGACTTCTCCGCCGGCGAAGTGACCCGGGCGCTGACCCGCCTCGGCTTCACCTGCAGCAGCTCCTCGACCCCCGTCGCCCGCACGCCTCTTGAGGAGGCGTCGGCACTGCTCCAGGCTCCGGCGGCGCCTGACGGCGACCCGACGGGCTGA
- a CDS encoding VOC family protein has protein sequence MAIAKTSVLVLDCAEPAALADFYAQFLGGEVRIGTSPDYIEVVESDTVHLAIRRDRGAAPPSWPRPDDSQQAHLHFLVPQDNMDEAEREAVSLGARPLQTRENRGPYDARRYADPAGHPFVLAASEGHALGQAN, from the coding sequence ATGGCCATCGCCAAAACCAGCGTCCTGGTACTGGATTGCGCGGAGCCCGCGGCACTGGCGGACTTCTACGCACAATTCCTCGGCGGAGAAGTGCGGATCGGGACCAGCCCGGACTACATCGAAGTCGTCGAGAGCGACACCGTGCACCTCGCGATACGACGGGACCGGGGCGCGGCGCCGCCCAGTTGGCCCCGCCCGGACGACTCACAGCAGGCACATCTGCACTTCCTCGTCCCGCAGGACAACATGGACGAGGCGGAGCGCGAAGCGGTCAGCCTGGGAGCACGGCCGCTGCAGACGCGGGAGAACCGCGGGCCCTACGACGCCCGCCGTTATGCGGACCCCGCGGGCCACCCCTTCGTTCTCGCCGCGAGCGAGGGCCATGCCCTGGGGCAGGCGAACTGA
- a CDS encoding DEAD/DEAH box helicase, with protein sequence MNRTSRPNDRFSRTRSAGSGRGGNRSQSANRSGGKRRRPAPQGEFALPVTHTPALPPAESFAELDMPSPLLSSLTAEGVTAPFPIQAATLPNSLAGRDVLGRGRTGSGKTLAFGLALLARTAGQRAEPGKPLALVLVPTRELAQQVTDALTPYARALSLRLATVVGGMSIGRQAGALRGGAEVIVATPGRLKDLIGRGDCRLNQVGITVLDEADQMADMGFMPQVTALLDQVRPEGQRMLFSATLDRNVDLLVRRYLTDPVVHSVDPSAGAVTTMEHHLLHVRDADKHATTTEIAAREGRSIMFLDTKRAVDKLTKHLLNSGVRAAALHGGKSQPQRTRTLAQFKTGQVTVLVATNVAARGIHVDNLDLVVNVDPPTDHKDYLHRGGRTARAGESGSVVTLVLPSQRREMDRLMADAGITPQSTQVRSGEAELTRITGAQAPSGVPVTIAAPVVERPKRSGSSTRGRRSRSSQARRSSGAPRTASGTSQRRPAAGKTP encoded by the coding sequence ATGAACCGCACATCTCGCCCGAACGACCGCTTCTCCCGTACCCGCTCCGCCGGTTCAGGCCGTGGCGGCAACCGCTCGCAGTCGGCCAACCGCTCCGGTGGCAAGCGGCGGCGTCCCGCGCCGCAGGGAGAGTTCGCCCTGCCCGTCACGCACACCCCCGCGCTGCCGCCGGCCGAGTCGTTCGCCGAGCTGGACATGCCGTCCCCGCTGCTGTCGTCGCTGACCGCGGAAGGGGTGACCGCCCCGTTCCCGATCCAGGCCGCCACGCTGCCCAATTCGCTGGCCGGGCGCGACGTTCTGGGCCGCGGCCGCACCGGCTCGGGCAAGACCCTCGCCTTCGGCCTGGCCCTGCTGGCCCGCACCGCCGGCCAGCGCGCCGAGCCGGGCAAGCCCCTGGCCCTGGTCCTGGTCCCCACCCGGGAGCTGGCGCAGCAGGTCACCGATGCGCTCACCCCCTACGCCCGGGCGCTGTCGCTGCGCCTGGCCACCGTCGTCGGCGGTATGTCGATCGGCCGCCAGGCCGGCGCGCTCCGCGGCGGGGCCGAGGTCATCGTCGCGACTCCCGGACGGCTCAAGGACCTCATCGGGCGCGGTGACTGCCGTCTGAACCAGGTCGGCATCACCGTGCTGGACGAGGCCGACCAGATGGCCGACATGGGCTTCATGCCCCAGGTGACCGCGCTGCTCGACCAGGTTCGCCCCGAGGGGCAGCGGATGCTCTTCTCGGCCACCTTGGACCGCAATGTCGACCTTCTGGTCCGGCGCTATCTGACGGACCCGGTGGTCCACTCCGTCGACCCGTCGGCGGGCGCCGTCACCACGATGGAACACCACCTGCTGCACGTCCGTGACGCCGACAAGCACGCCACCACCACGGAGATCGCCGCCCGCGAAGGCCGGTCGATCATGTTCCTGGACACCAAGCGCGCGGTGGACAAGCTCACCAAGCACCTGCTGAACAGCGGGGTACGGGCCGCGGCCCTGCACGGCGGCAAGTCCCAGCCCCAGCGGACCCGGACCCTGGCCCAGTTCAAGACCGGCCAGGTCACCGTGCTGGTGGCCACCAACGTCGCCGCCCGTGGCATCCACGTCGACAATCTCGACCTCGTCGTCAATGTCGACCCGCCCACCGACCACAAGGACTACCTGCACCGCGGCGGCCGCACCGCCCGCGCCGGGGAGTCCGGCAGCGTCGTCACCCTCGTGCTGCCCAGCCAGCGCCGCGAGATGGACCGGCTGATGGCCGACGCGGGGATCACCCCCCAGTCCACCCAGGTCCGCTCCGGCGAGGCCGAACTGACCCGTATCACCGGTGCCCAGGCTCCCTCCGGGGTTCCCGTTACCATTGCCGCACCGGTCGTCGAACGTCCCAAGCGCAGTGGCTCCTCCACCCGCGGCCGGCGCAGTCGCTCCTCACAGGCCCGTCGGTCCTCCGGCGCACCCCGGACCGCGTCCGGGACGTCGCAGCGCCGGCCCGCCGCCGGCAAGACCCCGTAA